The following proteins are encoded in a genomic region of Oncorhynchus masou masou isolate Uvic2021 chromosome 32, UVic_Omas_1.1, whole genome shotgun sequence:
- the LOC135526609 gene encoding EH domain-containing protein 1-like → MFRTRDKKTPEPFQDVSQGLKKLYRTKLFPLEDSYQFHDFHSPALEDADFDNKPMVLLVGQYSTGKTTFIRHLMEQDFPGMRIGPEPTTDSFIAVMHGDQDGMIPGNALVVDPKKPFRKLNAFGNAFLNRFTCAQMSNPVLESISIIDTPGILSGEKQRISRGYDFAAVLEWFAERVDRIILLFDAHKLDISDEFSEVIRALKNHEDKMRVVLNKADQINTQQLMRVYGALMWSLGKIINTPEVVRVYIGSFWAQPLLIPDNRKLFEAEEQDLFQDIQGLPRNAAIRKLNDLIKRARLAKVHAYIISSLKKEMPSVFGKENKKKELIANLGETYLKIEREHQISPGDFPKLKKMQELLAGHDFSKFSTMKPKLLEAVEDMLANDIARLMTLVRQEEAAMPSQAVHGGAFEGTMSGPFGHGYGEGAGEGIDELEWVVARDKPSYDEIFYTLSPINGKVSGAAAKKEMVKSKLPNTVLGKIWKLADVDKDGYLDDEEFALANHLIKVKLEGHELPGKLPEHLVPPSKRHQEIDMGE, encoded by the exons ATGTTCCGCACTAGGGATAAAAAAACGCCAGAACCGTTCCAGGATGTTTCGCAAGGTTTGAAGAAACTTTACCGGACTAAACTCTTTCCCCTGGAGGACAGCTACCAATTCCACGACTTCCATTCACCGGCGCTCGAGGATGCGGACTTCGACAACAAACCCATGGTTCTTTTGGTCGGTCAGTACTCGACCGGGAAAACTACCTTTATTCGGCACCTGATGGAGCAAGACTTCCCCGGTATGAGGATCGGGCCCGAGCCGACGACAGACTCTTTCATAGCTGTGATGCACGGTGACCAGGACGGGATGATACCTGGCAACGCCTTGGTTGTCGACCCCAAAAAACCCTTCCGCAAACTCAACGCATTTGGTAACGCGTTCCTCAACAG ATTTACGTGTGCTCAGATGTCCAACCCGGTCCTGGAGAGCATCAGTATCATCGATACCCCTGGAATCTTgtcaggagagaaacagaggataAGCAGAG GGTATGACTTTGCAGCAGTACTGGAGTGGTTTGCGGAGCGTGTGGACCGCATCATCCTCCTGTTTGACGCCCACAAGCTGGACATCTCAGACGAGTTCTCTGAGGTGATCCGCGCCCTGAAGAACCACGAGGACAAGATGCGCGTGGTGCTGAACAAGGCTGACCAGATCAACACGCAGCAGCTGATGAGGGTCTACGGTGCCCTCATGTGGTCGCTGGGGAAGATCATCAACACCCCCGAG GTGGTGAGGGTGTACATCGGGTCGTTCTGGGCCCAGCCTCTCCTGATCCCTGACAACAGGAAGCTGTTTGAGGCTGAGGAACAGGACTTGTTCCAGGACATCCAGGGGCTTCCCCGGAATGCAGCGATACGGAAACTCAATGACCTCATCAAGAGGGCACGGCTGGCTAAG GTCCATGCCTACATCATCAGCTCTCTGAAGAAGGAGATGCCCAGTGTGTTTGGGAAGGAGAACAAGAAGAAGGAGCTGATCGCCAACCTGGGAGAGACGTACCTGAAGATAGAGAGGGAACATCAGATCTCCCCTGGAGACTTCCCTAAACTCAAGAAGATGCAG GAGCTCCTGGCTGGCCACGACTTCTCTAAGTTCTCTACCATGAAGCCCAAGCTGCTAGAGGCTGTGGAGGACATGTTGGCCAACGACATCGCCCGCCTCATGACCCTGGTCCGCCAGGAGGAAGCCGCCATGCCCAGCCAGGCTGTCCACGGAGGCGCCTTCGAGGGCACCATGTCCGGCCCCTTTGGCCACGGCTACGGAGAGGGAGCCGGGGAAGGCATCGACGAGCTGGAGTGGGTGGTGGCCCGGGACAAACCCTCATACGATGAGATTTTCTACACGCTTTCGCCGATCAATGGGAAAGTGTCGGGCGCGGCAGCCAAGAAGGAGATGGTGAAGTCCAAGCTGCCCAACACGGTCCTGGGCAAGATCTGGAAGCTGGCCGACGTGGATAAGGATGGTTACCTGGACGACGAGGAGTTTGCGTTGGCCAATCACCTGATTAAGGTGAAGCTGGAAGGGCATGAGCTGCCGGGGAAGCTTCCGGAACACCTAGTGCCACCTTCTAAACGCCACCAGGAGATTGATATGGGAGAGTGA